The Candidatus Zixiibacteriota bacterium genome window below encodes:
- the rsgA gene encoding ribosome small subunit-dependent GTPase A: MKQGEQISGRVVKAYGRLFWVQAGDRQLLSALRDKVKKQAESKISPVVVGDKVMLEILADPDKIDPSQGNPQAVITEVAPRLSRFSRPKRGREDLEQIVAANIEQMLIVTSVARPSFKPHLVDRFLVAAASGGLTPIIIVNKIDLAHDIDLDQFRETYSRLDIGVILTSVTEKTGLKQFEQALKDKISVIAGQSGVGKSSLLNAIEPELNIRIGEVSEYSQKGVHTTTAVEMHTLTCGGFVVDTPGLKYLGLWGIEATELQYLFPEIERYAGYCRFSDCLHRGEPGCGIRDALAKGLIDKNRYQSYLTLLDEQKQQEGR; this comes from the coding sequence ATGAAACAGGGTGAGCAGATATCCGGGCGGGTGGTGAAAGCTTACGGTCGCCTGTTCTGGGTACAGGCCGGTGACAGGCAACTTCTATCCGCGTTGCGGGACAAAGTCAAAAAACAGGCCGAGTCGAAGATCTCGCCGGTGGTTGTGGGAGACAAGGTCATGCTCGAAATTCTGGCAGATCCGGACAAAATCGACCCATCACAAGGTAATCCACAGGCGGTGATAACAGAGGTTGCACCGCGTTTGAGCAGGTTCAGCCGCCCCAAGCGCGGTCGTGAAGACCTCGAGCAGATAGTGGCCGCAAACATCGAGCAGATGCTGATCGTCACGTCGGTGGCCAGGCCGTCTTTCAAACCTCACCTGGTCGACCGTTTCCTGGTGGCGGCCGCCTCGGGCGGGTTGACACCGATCATAATAGTGAACAAGATCGATCTCGCACACGACATCGACCTTGACCAGTTCCGGGAGACCTATTCCCGCCTGGATATCGGGGTGATTTTGACCAGTGTCACTGAAAAAACAGGTTTGAAACAGTTTGAACAAGCGCTCAAAGACAAAATATCGGTTATCGCCGGGCAGTCCGGGGTCGGTAAATCCTCGCTGTTAAACGCGATCGAACCGGAACTCAATATCAGGATAGGAGAAGTCTCGGAATACTCGCAGAAGGGAGTTCATACCACAACTGCGGTTGAAATGCACACGCTCACTTGTGGAGGATTCGTGGTCGACACACCCGGTCTCAAATACCTGGGGCTGTGGGGCATCGAAGCTACCGAACTGCAGTATCTGTTTCCGGAAATTGAACGTTATGCCGGTTACTGCCGTTTCAGTGACTGTCTGCATCGGGGTGAACCCGGATGCGGGATACGTGACGCGCTCGCGAAAGGTTTAATCGATAAAAATCGTTACCAGAGTTACCTCACCCTGCTGGATGAACAAAAACAGCAGGAAGGCCGATAA
- a CDS encoding cation:proton antiporter, with amino-acid sequence MKSAIRQSLPKMTLMLIVIFLTLMVGTSLISGQQEDTAHTSDTATHQTAEKGSGNTHGESEDHLAQSFLSDQKPIVIVLFELVIFILVAKLGGEIMERIRQPAVLGELIVGMIIGNLALIGITEFEFIKHDHFIELLAEIGVIILLFEVGLETDLGEMLSVGTTSFLVAVIGVVAPFILGWGVAAYFLPEASHYVHIFIGATLCATSVGITARVIKDIRRLQTREAKIVLGAAVIDDIMGLIVLAIVSGLISAADTGQTINSLNVLFIFIKAVAFVVVAILVGNKIMPSIFLVALNLKGQGILLGVALFICFTLAASAEMIGLAGIVGAFAAGVIMEKVHYQGFTDRGEHSLDDLIYPLSTFLVPIFFVHMGLKVDLATFGDMNILVFAGVLTLVAIIGKQACSLGVLEKGINKASIGIGMIPRGEVGLIFAKIGHGLTLGGVAVISDSTYSAVVIMVILTTLVTPPILKRSLLKKSTDYYAVE; translated from the coding sequence ATGAAATCTGCCATCAGACAATCACTGCCAAAGATGACATTGATGCTGATCGTGATCTTTTTGACCTTGATGGTCGGGACCAGCCTGATCTCCGGTCAGCAGGAAGATACCGCACATACTTCTGATACTGCAACGCACCAGACTGCAGAAAAAGGAAGCGGCAACACTCATGGCGAGAGCGAGGATCATCTCGCGCAGTCGTTTTTATCGGATCAGAAACCGATCGTGATCGTATTGTTCGAGCTGGTAATTTTTATTTTGGTAGCCAAGCTCGGTGGCGAGATCATGGAACGGATTCGTCAACCGGCGGTGCTGGGAGAATTGATAGTCGGGATGATTATCGGCAACCTGGCCTTGATCGGGATTACCGAGTTCGAGTTTATAAAGCATGACCATTTCATAGAGCTTTTAGCTGAAATAGGGGTGATTATCCTGCTTTTCGAGGTCGGTCTGGAGACCGACCTGGGCGAGATGCTGTCGGTCGGCACGACTTCCTTTCTGGTGGCGGTAATCGGGGTAGTTGCACCCTTCATCCTGGGCTGGGGAGTGGCCGCCTACTTTTTGCCGGAAGCTTCACATTATGTTCATATTTTTATCGGCGCGACACTCTGCGCCACCTCGGTCGGGATTACCGCGCGGGTCATAAAAGATATCCGCCGTCTTCAGACCAGGGAGGCCAAGATTGTTTTGGGCGCGGCGGTGATCGACGATATCATGGGACTGATCGTTTTGGCGATAGTCAGCGGGCTTATCTCCGCGGCCGATACCGGACAGACGATCAATTCACTCAATGTATTGTTTATTTTCATCAAGGCGGTAGCCTTCGTGGTGGTAGCGATCCTGGTCGGCAACAAGATCATGCCAAGTATATTCCTGGTGGCATTAAACCTCAAGGGGCAGGGAATCCTTCTGGGCGTCGCGCTGTTTATCTGCTTTACCCTGGCGGCCTCGGCCGAGATGATCGGGCTGGCCGGGATTGTTGGCGCTTTTGCCGCCGGCGTGATCATGGAAAAAGTCCATTACCAGGGCTTCACCGACCGGGGCGAACATTCGCTGGATGACCTGATTTACCCGCTGTCGACATTTCTGGTACCGATCTTTTTTGTGCACATGGGTTTAAAGGTCGATCTGGCTACATTCGGCGACATGAATATACTGGTGTTCGCTGGAGTGTTGACCCTGGTAGCAATAATCGGCAAGCAGGCCTGTTCTCTGGGAGTGCTCGAAAAAGGCATCAACAAGGCCTCCATCGGTATCGGCATGATTCCGCGTGGCGAGGTCGGCCTGATCTTCGCCAAAATCGGCCACGGCCTTACTCTGGGCGGGGTTGCGGTGATTTCCGATTCGACTTATTCGGCGGTGGTGATCATGGTTATTTTAACCACCCTGGTAACCCCTCCCATTCTGAAACGCTCGCTTTTGAAGAAATCGACGGATTATTATGCAGTTGAATAA